The Diceros bicornis minor isolate mBicDic1 chromosome 9, mDicBic1.mat.cur, whole genome shotgun sequence nucleotide sequence AGGGTAGAGAAGGGTGAATCAGGGTTAGAGAAGAGGATAAATTTTGGAAGGCCCAAACCCCTGGCTGAGTACCCCAGTGAACTTCTAAACCTAGGATTCTGTGGGAGCAGCCTCACTGGCTCAAATCTGCCAGCCCTGGCTGCTTGCACTTAGAGCCATCATGGCAAATACCCAGGGGCTACCAGGGATAATTGCTCATAAGATCATGACTGGGTCCAAATGATATTCTCATTTGATTTTGAAACCTCTTTCCCTCTGTGAATTTAGGTCTTAATTATTACACAACCACTTGTCACTCTATTATTACAATTGCTCAGTTTGCACTTAGTAATGAGTTATTAAGTGAAGTTTGTTGAGGTATGTTTTTTTCCTTCGAGTATCATTATTCTAAGAATAGTTGATTTTCAACATGAACACTGGTGATAATAAGTCCCAAGAAGAAAACATCTTGTCCAAGTGCAAAGGGATTTTTTGTTTGATAAACTGAGTTTAAGATTCTCAAGGATTAGCTGGATTTTCCAGTTCATATGAGCAAAGATAAGCTGCTCTGTCCGGGTCAAGACTTCTTGCTCTCCCCGGTCCCTGCCGCACCTGCACTCGCCTGGAGACACGCTAGCTGCAGGATTTCAGGAGGCTCCTCAGGCTCTGCAGGGCCTCTGGCAGCCCCTCGCCGGTGAGGGCACTGCAGGCCCGGAGCTCCCAGCAGCGGTCCTGGAATCTCTCCAGGCCCAGCCTGTCTCTGATGGCAAGCATCGGCAGAGCATCAGGTGCCTCCTGCTTGTTGGCCAGCACCAGGAAAGGGACACTGGCCATGTTGGGGTTGTCCAGGACTTCCATGAGCTCAGCCACTGCCTCGGGCAAGCGGGCTTCGTCTGTGCTATCCAGCACATACACGAGGATGTCCGTGCCTTCTAGGTAGTCCTTCCAGCTGGCCCTGAGCTGGGTCTGCCCCCCGACATCCCAGAGGGTCAGACACACATGCCCCGGGACGTTGAGAGTCTCCACGTTGAAACCGATGGTGGGCAGGGTCTCCACCAGCTGGTTGTCCTTCAGTTTGTACAGGAGCGTGGTCTTGCCGGCTGAGTCGAGGCCCATCATCATCACCTGGGCTTCCGCCTTGTGACCTCGGGAATTCACAGAACCCATGGTGGCCACGGCTAAATCCTAGGGGAGAAAGGCCAGGTGCACACATCAGCCATTCATTTCTAAAGGAACACAAATCCATGCAGGCACATGGAAGAAGAGCGTCTGCTCCAAAAGCAGAAAGTGTCTTTACAATGGCAGGTTTCAAACATGAGCCTGGGCTCCGAAAGGGCCAGGAAGTAAGAGTGTGTGAGTCACCATCAGCTGACCCATCTCCAGGGGGCGGGGGCGGCTGCTTCAGAGAAAGTAGGCTCACATTCCTTGGTAGTTAGAGCAAGGGAGCAAAACGAGGTTCCAATTAGACATACCTAGTCCAGTAGAAATGACAGAAAGACGTCTTCACTTCTTGCTAGTTTGTGGTTTCTAGCCTCTGTTTTCCTTCTGTAAGCCTAAGCATTGAAATGGAAGCTATCTTGGATTCAGTGCGCCGAGCGAAGAGAATAATCAACTCAGAGTAACTCCTGCTGCCGTTGGAACTCCCCACAGGACCAGCACTGTGTCCTGTAAACAGTGGCTATTTATAAATACTGTTGAGTGGGGACAAATTTACCAGTTGGAGCAAAGTGGTGTCCTCCAATGTCTTACCCAGGTAAATTACCTCTAGAACCCACTCATGTTTTTCAAGAATTCCAAATTTTAAGACTAAGGCCTGTTCCCAAACTAGTCAGAGGAAAACTGGCTGGGACAGGTGAAGGGACATCTAACCCCCAGGAGAATATTCCAGCTGCCCCTGGAGGAAAATAAGACAGCCTCTGTTCCTTCCTCATCCCAGGGGTAGAAGAGTAAAGGTAAAGTTACCTGCGTGTTATCAGACTGTGGCGGAATGCTCCTCCTCTGCGGCTCTCTGCTCCCGTGCAGCTGCTTTCTGCCCGTCAGTAATGTCCCAAGAGCGAGATGTGAAGCAAGTGTGGTgactgctgctgtttctcctttttctgcttccttttcccTGTGGTTGGGGGTTGGGGCGGGCTCCACAGCCCCTCCCTCAGCCCTAGGGGGTCCCTGAGCAGTCGTCTCACTGGGAGTGTGCCGCCAAGATGTCCCCAGCCCTGCAGCTCTTAATAGAGCGAGGCCCAGCACCAATTCCCAGCTCTTAGCAGCTCAGACTCAATGCAGGAAGGAGGGTGCCCCACGCAGAGCTGTGCCCACGTTCAGctactttctttctcccttcctcttatAATCTGTGACCTCCTCCGTGGAGAACTCTGCGAATCGGTCCGTTTCCTGCCAGCGCATGCCTCGATGTTTTTCTGGGGCCAGGAGATTCTTTTGTTTGACTGGAACCATACATGCTTTAAAAAACTACCTAAGTATGATTAAAACACTCTAAGAAATAGGTATATAGGTTGAAGGTAAACCACAACAATTTAAAAGTTGTGTTAATGGGCTAGAACTATGGGCGAATGAAGTTGTTACTTAATTTTTTCTTGAATAGTGTCATTACATTTTTCCCAGTAAAAATAATACcttcagaaaatataatttttttaaaattttatttatttatttttgccccaaagccccaatagatagttgtatgtcacagctgcacatccttctagttgctgtatgtgggacgcggcctcagcatggctggagaagcggtgcgtcggtgcgcgcccgggatccgaacccgggccgccagcagcggagctcgcgcacttaaccgctaagccacagggccggccccagaaaatacaatttttaaaaaattggctaGTCAGAATTCGGGAGCTACCTGATTGGGATCCGAGTTGTCGTGATTTGGCTCTTGTAACCAGTAACGTTTATGTAGTGCCTTCTGCTTTCCTGCTCgttatttcattaaaatgtcaagaaccaAGTTGGGGGTTATGATGCtgccattttacaaatgtggaaacaGGCTTAGACAGGGTGAAGAGTTGCTCATGATCCTGCTGGGATTTAGaattgtctctttctctttcactacGTTGTGCTACTCACtgagaaagtgctttgtaaatggcAAACACCCTATTGTAATTGTGGTTGTCAGGTTTTAACAGGAAGAAGTGATTAGGAAAAGTCAGAAACATGGACACCACTGTGTTATGTCCACCACTGGGTCATGTGTTGTTGAAGTTACTGCATGCCTGTGATTGTAGGCTACAGCCGTTTTGTAAGGGCcagggtgtgtgtggtgagagACAGAAGCATGATAGAAGGGATAATGGGGGTGGAAATATCGTCAAAGAAAAGCCAGAGCTGGACAGTAGTTAAAGTAGCAAAAATAGATTTTGTTCGGGACTATTGCAATCGGGCAAAAGAGACCTCAGTATAGAACTAGGCTCAATTCTATatacagcatgggcaagtggggatttatagccaaggagcagaatgggagtcagtggatggaaaattaccaaGAGGAAACATGAGGGGTAAAAGTGGGTTCTGGCTAAATGGAGCTaataggattcttgctgaaggcaggccagggggATCAGATATcacgtggggggtgggggggatgagGAAtctgatcagatatcaagggtgatcagatattgagggtgggGATTCTgattaaactgacttagcagagtTCTTGCTGacactggattttacaaggaagtacACAGATGGGCCtaggagaaggttcaggagcctgaatAAAGTTTGATCAAGTAAAGAATCTTTGTCATTATCCCAGGGCAGTCTCAAAGCAATAAAGAATTGTCTGGAGGAGGGCTTGTCCGTCTCACCCATGGTGCAGGGCAATCAGATCAAGCTGGGACTCGGTCCCGTCCAGGCGCCGCGGAGGAACCAGTGGGAATTCTGCCAACACTGGATCTGCAGGAGGATTGGGGTGGGCAGAGGATGAGGATGCAGCAGGCTAAGGATAAGGGgtgcctgggggctggggagccaggGGGTTCTGACTCTGGTCCCCATGTCTGAGccccagggagggaggagaggtgggCAGAAGCAGAAGAAGACGTTGATTGAGAGGCTTAGAGGCACCATACCAAGCTGCTCAGAGACACAGTGAGGGAAGGGACCCTCCCTTTGGCCTCCTGCCCCGAGAATTTCGGGGGAAACCTGGGGCCACATGGGCATCTGGAGGCGCCTCTGTGGTATTGACCTTGGGATCTTAGAGAGGCATTGCCCCTCagggacactgctcaggctc carries:
- the ARL11 gene encoding ADP-ribosylation factor-like protein 11, whose translation is MGSVNSRGHKAEAQVMMMGLDSAGKTTLLYKLKDNQLVETLPTIGFNVETLNVPGHVCLTLWDVGGQTQLRASWKDYLEGTDILVYVLDSTDEARLPEAVAELMEVLDNPNMASVPFLVLANKQEAPDALPMLAIRDRLGLERFQDRCWELRACSALTGEGLPEALQSLRSLLKSCS